In the genome of Tursiops truncatus isolate mTurTru1 chromosome 21, mTurTru1.mat.Y, whole genome shotgun sequence, one region contains:
- the LOC101337537 gene encoding putative claudin-24: MALVFRVAMQFVGILLSLLGWVLSIITTFLPHWKNLNLDLNEMENWTVGLWQTCVTQEEVGMQCKDFDSFLALPAELRISRILMFLSNGLGFLGLLVSGFGLDCLRIGERQQDVKKQLLILGGILFWTAGVTALVPVSWVAHRTVQEFWDETIPEIVPRWEFGEALFIGWFAGFSLLLGGCLLNWAACGTQIPLASGHYAVAEMQTQCSYLENGTANPSV; encoded by the coding sequence ATGGCTTTAGTCTTTAGAGTAGCAATGCAATTCGTTGGAATTTTGCTATCTCTGCTGGGATGGGTTTTATCCATTATTACAACTTTTTTGCCACATTGGAAAAACCTCAACCTGgacttaaatgaaatggaaaactggACTGTGGGACTCTGGCAGACCTGCGTCACCCAAGAGGAAGTGGGGATGCAATGCAAGGACTTTGATTCTTTCCTGGCTTTGCCCGCTGAGCTCAGGATCTCCAGGATTTTAATGTTCCTCTCAAACGGCCTGGGATTCCTGGGCCTGCTGGTCTCGGGGTTTGGCCTGGACTGCTTGAGAATTGGAGAGAGACAGCAGGATGTCAAGAAGCAGCTGTTAATCCTGGGAGGAATTCTGTTCTGGACAGCAGGCGTCACAGCCCTTGTTCCTGTCTCTTGGGTCGCCCACAGGACAGTCCAGGAGTTCTGGGATGAGACCATCCCCGAGATTGTGCCCAGGTGGGAGTTTGGGGAGGCCCTCTTTATCGGCTGGTTTGCTGGATTTTCTCTCCTGCTCGGAGGGTGTCTGCTAAACTGGGCCGCCTGCGGGACCCAGATTCCCCTGGCTTCCGGCCACTATGCAGTGGCAGAAATGCAAACTCAGTGTTCATACCTGGAGAATGGAACTGCCAATCCTTCAGTGTAA